The Candidatus Phytoplasma asteris DNA segment GAATCTTATAAACTAATTAATTACGGTAAAGCAGGCAAAAAACGTTTCTTAGGAATAAGACCAACAGTAAGAGGTTCTGCGATGAACCCGAACGATCACCCTCATGGCGGTGGTGAAGGTAGAGCTCCTATTGGACGCAAATCACCAATGACACCTTGGGGCAAAAAAGCTCGTGGGGTCAAAACTCGTGACCGTAAAAAAGCATCTAATGCTTTAATTATTAGACGTCGTACAAAATAAGGAGTTGTTAATATGCCACGTTCAGTTAAAAAAGGACCTATTGTTGCTAGCCATCTATTAGCAAAAATAGAAAAACAAAAAAACTTAAAAAACAAAAAAGTGATCCAAACTTGGTCACGCAGTTCTACAATCACACCTATTTTTGTAGGACACAAAATCGCTGTTTATAACGGACGCGAACACATTCCAGTCTACATTACAGAAAACATGGTAGGACATAAGTTAGGTGAATTTTCCCCTACACGTACTTACCGCGGACACAACAAAAAAGACAAAAAAATTCAAAAAAAATAAAATAATGGGAAGGAATAACTATGGAAACCAAAAACGCCAAAGCGATTGCTAGAAAAGTTTCAATCGCCCCTCGAAAAGCACGTTTAGTTGTTGATTTAATTCGAGGAAAAAATATTGCACAAGCTCAAGCCATTTTAACTTTTACCCCTAAAGTAGCTGCTCCCGTTATTTTAAAACTTTTAAACAGTGCTGTTTCCAATGCTGTTAATAATTTAAAATTAAACCGCGAACAACTTTATGTTAAAGAAGTTTTTGTCAACGAAGGTTTGCGTTTAAAACGTATGTTTCCAAGAGCTAAAGGTTCTGGTGATATGATTAAAAAAAGAACCAGCCACATTACTTTAGTAATAACTTCTAGCACAAACTTGCAAACATCAAAGGAGGAAGAACAAAGTGGGTCAAAAAACTAATCCTAACGGCTTAAGATTAGGCATTATTAGAACTTGGGAATCTCAATGGTGTGTTAATGATAAAGAAATTCCTAATTTAATTAAAGAAGATTTTTTAATTCGTAAACTAATCAATAATTTTACTAAAAAAAGTGCTATCAGTCAAATTGACATTGAACGCCTAAAAGAAAAAAATAAAAACCGTATCACTATTTCTGTCCACACCGCTAAACCAGGCGTTATTATTGGAAAAGATGGCGATACACGCAACAAATTAGTTGCCAAACTCAAAGAACTTACCCAAAAAGACGTTAATCTTAACGTGTTAGAAGTTAAAAACTCTGATAAAATCGCTTTATTAATTGCTCAAAATATGGCTGAACAACTAGAAAATCGTATGTTTTTCCGCCGTGTTCAAAAAATGGCAATCCAAAAAGCCCTAAAAGCTGGTGCCAAAGGAGTAAAAACTTTAATTTCTGGTCGTTTGGGTGGTGCTGAAATAGCTCGTAGCGAAGGACATGCCGAAGGCAGAGTTCCTCTACACACTCTAAGAGCAGACATCGATTACGCTGCTGTTGAAGCTCACACTACTTATGGAGTTTTAGGAATTAAAGTATGGATTTTCCACGGTGAAGTTTTACCAGGACAAACCATTCTAGACACTAGAAAACCGTTTGCTTCCCAATCTTCTAACACTCCTAACAGACGCCCTCGCAATTTCAAAGGAGGCAACAATAATCATGTTAATGCCAAAAAGAACTAAATATCGTCGTCCTCACCGCGTTAGTTTTGAAGGAAAATCAAAAGGTAAAAACGTTATTGCCAACGGAAACCACGCTTTGGTTGCCAAAGAAGGTGCTTTTATCACTAACAAACAAATTGAAGCCGCTCGTATTGCAATGACACGTTACATGAAAAGAACAGGAAAAGTGTGGATCAACATTTTCCCACATCTATCCTTAACTAAAAAACCTTTAGAAGTAAGAATGGGTTCTGGTAAAGGTTCTCCTGAAGAATGGGTAGCTGTGGTAAAAACAGGTAAAGTTTTGTTCGAAGTTAAAGACACCACTAATTCTTCCAAAGTAGAAATGGAAGCTTTAAGACTTGCGTCTCACAAACTACCGATTAAAACTAAAATCGTTAAAAAAGGTGCTGAAGTATGAAAACTCAAGAAATTTTAAAATTAAATCCAGAAGAATTAGAAAACAAAGTAGACAAGTTAAAACAAGAACTGTTTGATTTGCGTTTTCAATTAGCTTTAGGCAAACTCACTAACACTGCCAAAATCAAAAAGCTTAAAAAAACCATTGCTCGCATCAAAACAATCCTAACCCAAAAAAGCAATCAACAAACAGCCACTACTCCAACTTTTGTCACTTCCACTGCCAAACCTGTTTTATCAAATCAAAGCCCAACCCCACAACCAACTACCCCTGATTTAGATGACACTGTAGAAACTATCAAGGAGGAGCAACAATAATGCAACGCAATTTTAGAAAAACTTTCGTAGGTAAAGTAGTTTCAGATAAAATGGATAAAACCATTACTGTTATTGTTGATATTTACAAAAAAGACCCTTTATATGGCAAAAGAGTGAAACAATCGAAAAAATTCCACGTCCATGATGAAAATCAAGAAGCCAAACCAGGCGATTTAGTTAATTTTATGGAAACAAGACCTCTTTCTAAAACTAAAAGATTTCGATTATTCAAAATTCTTTCCCATGCAAAGAGCGCAAAGTAAGGAGATTTTGATATGATTCAACGAGAAAGTCGTTTAGTTGTAGTTGACAACAGCGGTGCTAAAGAAGTTTTAGTTATTGGTATTTTAGGAGGCACTCGTCGTAGTCATGTAAATATCGGAGATATTGTATTAGTAACTGTTAAATCAGGTTCTGGTACAGTTAAAAAACATGACGTTCTAAAAGCTGTCATTGTACGCACCAAAAAAGGTCTAAGACGTAAAAATGGCTCTTACATTAAATTTGACGACAATGCTGTAGTACTTTTAAAAGAAGATTTAAATATTATTGGCACCCGTATTTTTGGTCCAGTAGTTAGAGAATTGAGTGATAAGAAATTTTCCAAAATAGTTTCTTTAGCCCAATTAGTTTTGTAAGGAGACAACTCAATGCGTATTAAAGTAGGAGAAACAGTAGCTATTTTAGCTGGCAAAGATCGTTTTGTAACAGACGAATCAGGTAAAAAAATGACTAAAACAGGCAAAGTATTAAAAGTTTTTGCCAAAACTCAAAAAATTATTGTTGAAGGTGTCAACATCAAAATCAAACACCAACCCCCTTCCCAAAACGAAGAAAAGGGCACCATCGTTAAACAAGAAGCTCCCATTCATGTTTCTAATGTAGCTTTAGTTTGCCCCCAAACACAAACTCCCACTAAAGTAGGAATTCGAATACAATCAGGTAAAAAATTTCGTTATGCTAAAAAATCAAATCAAACATTAGACGAAAAAAATTAAGGAGGCTTTGCATCAATGTCAATGAAAAAAGAAAATACTCTAGACTATTCCAAAATCACTGCCACCTTAATGGAAACTTTTAATTATAAATCCGTTATGCAAGTCCCAAAAGTAGAAAAAGTTGTCATCAATATGGGCGTAGGCGATGCTATTTTTAATGTTAAAGTTTTGGATGATGTAGTAGAAGAATTAAAATTATTAAGCGGACAAAGCCCTGTTATCACTAAAGCCAAAAAAGCTATTTCTAATTTCAAATTACGTGAAGGCATGCCAATTGGAGCTAAAGTGACTTTAAGAGGAGCCCGCAAAGAGGCGTTTTTATGCAAACTAACTCGTTTAGTTTTCCCCCGCGTAAGAGATTTTAGAGGCATTTCTGGTAAATCTTTTGACGGCAGAGGCAATTACGCTCTAGGATTAAAAGAACAAATCGTTTTTCCAGAAATTAATATCGACAAAGTTAAAAAAATTCGTGGCATGGATATCATCATTGTAACTACTGCCAAAAATAACACTCAAGCCAAAAAGCTTTTAGAGCTTTATGGTATGCCGTTTAAAAATTAAAGGAACTATTACTTATGGCTAAAAAATCCAAAATCGTAAAAGATCAAAAACAAAGAGAGCTAGTTTTAAAATATGCCAAACTACGCTTAGAACTTAAAAAAAAAGCTGACTATGCTGGGTTGTCTCAAATTCCTGCCAAAGCATCACCTGTACGTTTAAAAAACAGAGATTCTATTGATGGAAGACCACGCGGATACATTCGTAAATTCGGCATTTCCCGCATTAATTTTAGGCAGTTAGCTCATCAAGGTAAATTACCTGGAGTCAGAAAAACTAGTTGGTAAAGGTAAAAAGGAGGCTCAAACATGGTTATGACAGACCCTATTGCAGATATGCTGACACGCATTCGTAATGCCAATCAAATGTCACATTTAAAAGTGTTAGTACCTGCTTCTAAGTTAAAATTAGAAATTTTAGCAGTTTTAAAAAAAGAAGGTTTTATTAAAGATTTTTATCTACCTCAGTCATCTCGCGAAATAATTATTAGTTTGAAATATGCTCCCAACAAAGAAAGAGTTATTAAAGGCTTAAAAAGAGTTTCCAAACCAGGACTTAGAGTTTATGCATCAGCAGAACAAATTCCTAAAGTGCTCAACGGTTTAGGAGTTGCTTTGGTTTCTACTTCTAAAGGAATTCTAACAGATGCTCAAGCTCGCCTTTCTCAAGTTGGTGGCGAAGTTTTAGCTTATATTTGGTAATTAATTGCCAAATCAAAAGTAGTTAAAGGAGATAAAGGAGAAAATTATGTCACGCGTAGGAAACAAAGCAATTGAAGTCCCTAATGCGGTTAAAGTTGATATCAAAGATAGAAATTTTATCTCAGTTGAAGGCCCTAAAGGCAAATTAGAATATCAATTCAATCACAGATTAACAATCACTAATGAAAACAAAGTCATCACAGTAAAACGCCCTAATGATGAAATTTTTATGAAAAAAATTCACGGCACCACTAGAGCCTTACTTTCCAATATGGTAGAAGGCGTAAGCAAAGGCTTTCAAAAAACCTTAAAAATTGTAGGGTTAGCTTATCGTGCTCAAATTAAAGATAAACAACTAATTTTATCTTTGGGTTTTTCTCATCCTGTAAGCGTTGCCATTCCTGATAATCTAGAAGTGGTAGTTAACCAAAACACAGAAATTGTTATCAAAGGAATTGACAAACAACTTGTCGGCGAATTTGCTGCCAAAAACGTAAAACTACGTAAACCAGAACCTTACAAAGGTAAAGGAATCCGCTACGTAGGACAATACGTTAGACAAAAAGCTGGGAAAAGCGCTAAAAAAACAAGAAAGGACTAAAAATAAGTTATGATAACAAAACAATCCTCTAACGTGCTTCGTAAAAAACGTCATCTTCGCCTTAGAAAAATTGTTTCAGGCACATCACAAAGACCACGTTTAAATGTTTTTAGATCTAATAAATTTCTTTATGTGCAAATAATTGATGACACCCAACAAACAACTCTATGCAGCGCTAATAGCAAAGAATCCAATGTTTTGGGATCCAACATCAAAGCCGCTGAAGCAGTAGGCGCTCTTATCGCTAAAAAAGCCTTAGCCCAAGGCATTAAAAATGTTGTTTTTGATAGATCAGGGTATTTGTATCACGGCAAAATCAAAGCCTTAGCTGATGCTTGTCGTAAATCAGGCTTACAGTTTTAAAGGAGAAAAGCAAAATGAAAGCAATAAAGAAAGAATTTAACAAAAAAGCCCCTCTTTTAGAAGAAAAAGTTGTTAAAATTAATCGTATTACTAAAGTAGTTAAAGGCGGTGCTCGTTTTCGTTTTTCTGCTTTGGTAGTTGTTGGCGATAAAAAAGGGCAAATTGGTTTCGCCACCGCTAAAGCTAAAGAAATTGTAGAAGCTATTAAAAAAGCTTTAGAAAAAGCCAAAAAACAATTAGTTCGCATTCCTATTACAGGAACTACTATTCCTCATGACACTATTGGACGTTTTGGAGCGTCTAAGTTTTTTTTAAAACCAGCTTCCAAAGGAACTGGAATTGTTGCTGGAGGAAAAGCTGCTAGAACTATTTTAGAATTAGTAGGCATTAATGATGTTCTTACTAAAACTTTTGGTTCACGCACCTCTATTAACGTAATAAGAGCAGTAATGGATGGATTACAAAGTTTACGCACTAAAGAAGAAGTAGCTAAATTAAGAGGCATCACTTTAGCGAAAAAAGAACAATGAAATTAAAAATTACTCTTACCAAAAGCCTTATTGCTTGTCGTGTTAATCAAATTAAAACCGCTCACTGTCTAGGTTTGAAAAAAATTAACAATCAAGTTATTAAAGATGACACTCCAGCCATCCATGGAATGATTAAAACCATCAGTCATCTTGTTGTAGTTGAAAAAGTTTCTGATACAAAGGAGCAAAAATAATGTTACACACACTAAAACCGGTCACTAATGCTCGTAAATCCACTAAACGTTTAGGACGTGGACCTGGTAGTGGCACTGGTAAAACTTCTGGTAAAGGACACAAAGGACAATTAGCACGTTCAGGAAAAACTTTGCGTCCCGGCTTTGAAGGCGGACAAATCCCTTTTTTTCAAAGAATTCCTAAAAGAGGATTTCACAACTTTGCCCAAAAAAGATACGCCCTTCTTAACCTTAAAACTCTAGAAAACTTTCCTCAAGATACCGTTGTTACTCCTCAATTATTGTTAGAAAAAAAAATAATTAAAGACCAATTATGTGGTATTAAAGTTTTGGCGCAAGGAACTCTCACTAAAAAATTAGTCGTAAAAGCTTCAAAATTCTCCAAACAAGCTCAAGCAGCCATTTTAGCAGTTGGTGGAAATATAGAGGTAATTTAAAGATGAAACGTCAATTAAAATTAGTTTTAGGCAATCGTAAATTAATGTTTCAAATCTTTTTTACCTTATTTATTATTTCTATTGTTTGTTTAGGAACTTCTTGGCCTCTTCCTTTTATTAATACTAAATCCCTTGATTTGTCCAAACTTTTTGGGGTTTTTTCCATAAATGCTGGTACTCTTTTTGGATTGGGAATCACTCCTTACATCACTGCTTCCATTGTAGTGCAATTTTTGCAAAAACTTCTTCCTATTTGTCGCGAATGGAAAGACCAAGGACAAATGGGCAAACGCAAACTTAATCTTTTAACACGTAGTCTTGCCTTATTGTTTGCTTTTGGGCAATCTTTTGCTTTTTTGAACAGTTATTCAAAACTTTTTGTCACATCAATAAGTACAAGCCAACTGTTTTTGTTAGCTTTAATTGCTACTGCAGGAGTTGCTATTTTAATTTGGTTTGCTGACCTTATCAATTCCAAAGGTATTGGAAACGGGACTTCTATTTTAATTGTTGTTTCGATGAGCCACAGCCTAATTAATCTATTTGTAAATCTGAACGAATCATATTTATCTCAAAACAATTTTTTAACTTTGAAAACTTTTAATTTTGCATGTATTGTTCTTTTACTTCTCTTATTTTTAATTTTTACTGTAGTTGTGCAAATAACATCTTTAAAAATACCTATCAATTATGCGCGCAATCAAGTGCAAGGGAAAAGCTACATTCCATTAAAAATTAATAGTGCAGGAGTTATGCCAGTTATTTTGGCATCTGCTTTATTGCAACCTTTCCAGATGTTAGCAGGAGTTATTGGGAATACAAAATTTACAGAATTAGTAGATTTTTTTGCCAAAACTAACTTTCCTGAAAACCAAATTAACTTTTTTGCCATAGGCTTTTTAGTCTTGTTAGTAATTGTTTTTTCTTTCTTTTCTGCTTTTATGAATGTCAATCCTGAAGATATTTCAGAACATTTATCCAAACAAGATGCCTATATTGCAGGTTTAAGACCAGGTGAACAAACTACTCGTTATTTAGCTAATACCTTATTTAAAATCACTGTTTTAGGAACTGTTTTTATTGCTGCTCTTGTTGTAACACCTATTCTTATGGAACATTTTTTAGGTTTGAAAGATATGAAATTAGGAGGAACCAGTTTGCTTATTATTGTTAGTGTAGCCCTTGAAACTATCCAACGCATCAAAGCTACTGCCAACAAAAAAGAATATCAAAAATTATTTTAATTAAGCAAACAAGACAATATGATACTAATATTATTAGGACCGCCCGGAATTGGTAAAGGGACTCAAGCTTCTGTTTTATCAGATATTTTAAAAATTAACCACATTGCAACAGGCGATATTTTTCGTAAAAATTTTAAAGAAAATACTGAATTAGGCATTTTAAGTAAAAAATTTATTGCTCAAGGACTTTTAGTTCCTGACGACATTACTAACCAAATGATAGCTGATTACTTGTCTAAGGACATCGCTACTAAAGATTTTTTATTAGACGGTTTTCCCCGCAATGTTTTGCAAGCTCGTTTTTTGGATGATTTTTTCAAAAACTCTCATTTATTTTTAACTAAAGTCATCTATTTTAACGCTGGCACCCAAGATTTAATGAAAAGAATTGTAGGACGCAGAATTTGTCCCGAATGTGGTAAGGTTTATCACATCGAAAACATTCCTCCCAAAACTCCAGGTATTTGTGACAAAGACCAAAAAACCTTAATTCAAAGAGAAGATGACAAACCAGAAACCTTCCTTAAACGCCTCAAAGTGTTTAATCAAGAAACATTGCCATTAGTGCAATATTATCGCGAACAAAATCAACTTTTTGAAGTAGATGGTATGCAAAACATCGACCAAGTTACTAAAATGATTTTAGAAGTTTTAGAAACAGACCGCAAATGATTTCCATCAAAACTCCTCATGAAATTGCTATCATGAAACAAGCAGGAAAAATCATTAACGAAGCCCACAGATTGCTTGCTTCCTTTGTTATTCCAGGAATGTCAACTTTTGATCTAGATTTATTAGCTAAGAATTTTTATCAAAAAAAAAGTGTTATTTCTGCTTTTAAAGGTTACAACGGATTTCCCAAACATATTTGTGCCTCAGTTAATGAAGTGGTAGTTCACGGCATTCCTTCCAAAAAAACCATCCTTAAACAAGGTGATATCATTACCTTAGATTTAGGAATTAACTATCAAGGTTATTATGTTGATTGTGCTTATTCTTATGCTGTAGGAACTGTTTGCCAAACTACTCAAAACTTGCTTGCAATTACTCAAAAAGCCTTATTTCAAGGTCTTTTGCAAATTAAACCCCAAAATCATTTTTCTGACATTTCTCATGCCATTGAACTTTTTGCCAAAAACAATAATTTAGGCATCGTAGAAGAATTTACCGGACATGGTATTGGTACATCTTTGCACGAAGAACCCTATATTCCTAATTTTGGCAAACCCCACGAAGGCGCAATCCTACAACCAGGAATGACTTTTTGTGTAGAACCAATGCTTACTTTAGGAAATCCCGAAATTGCTATTTTGCAAGATAATTGGACTGTAGTTACCACAGACAAAAGTCTAAGTGCTCATTTTGAACACACAGTTTTAGTAACTCCTACAGGATACGAAATACTTGCATAATATGTTTTTCATTTTACCAAATTACATCACAACCACCCCCAAACCCAGAAATCAAAATTAAAGGAATCACTTTGAATGTCAAAAAACAATTTAAACGAAACTGAATCCAAAATTGAAATCGAAGCTAAAGTTGTTGAATTATTATCAAATGATAAATTTAAAGTAGAGCTTCCAAATAAAAAAACGATTATCGCTTATGTTTCTGGTAAAATACGTATCAACAACATACGCATTTTACCTGGTGATAAAGTAAGAATTGAATTATCACCATACGACCCTACACGAGCACGAATCACTTATCGTTTTAAGTAAGGAGAAAAGATTATGAAAGTTAGAGCTTCAGTTAAAAAACGCAGTGAAGATGATATCATTGTTCGTCGTAAAGGACGCATTTATGTTATCAATAAAAAAAATCGTAGACACAATCAAAGACAAGGATAAAAGGAGATATTTATGGCGCGAATTGCAGGAATAGATATTCCAAGCGACAAAAGAGTAGTAATTGCACTAACTTATATTTATGGTTTAGGCAATAAATTATCTCATAAAATTTTAAACGAGTTAAACATTGACCAAAATATTAGAGTTAAAAATTTAACCGAACAGCAATTATCAGCTTTACGTAGTGAAATTACTAAATACAACGTAGAAGGCGACCTAAGACGTGAAGTTACTTTAAATATTAAACGTTTAATGGAAATTGGAGCTTACAGAGGGTTACGCCACCGTAAAGGATTGCCTGTAAGAGGACAAAAAACCAGAAACAATGCTCACACTGTTAAAGGTAAACCTAAAGCAATTGCTGGTAAGAAAAAATAATAAAATTAACTAAATAATAAAAATAATAAAGGAGAAAGGCATTGGCAAGAAAAAAAACTACCAAACGCAAAGTTAAAAAAAATGTTCCTTTAGGAATTGCACATATTCATACCACTTTTAACAACACTATCGTTACTATCACTGATCTTAACGGTAATGCTGTTACTTGGAGTAGTGCAGGTGCTTTGGGTTTTAAAGGAAGTCGTAAATCAACTCCCTTTGCAGCACAATTAGCCGCTGAAGCAGTTGCCAAAGCAGCGATGGAACACGGAATGGTTAAAGTAGAAACTTTCATTACAGGACCAGGTCCCGGAAGAGAAGCAGCTATCCGTTCTTTGCAAGCAGCAGGATTAGAAATTACTGCTATTAAAGATGTTACTGCAGTACCACATAATGGTTGTCGACCGCCAAAACCTCCTAGAGGATAATAATCTTGTTCGACATTTCAAGGAGTAATTATGAAAAATATTAAATTTATTAAACCTTTTTTTGTTGAAGAAATTGATGAAAATCCCATTTCTGGGAAATTCATCATTAAACCTTTAGAAAGAGGATACGGCATTACTGTAGGAAACGCTCTAAGAAGAGTTTTGTTATCTTCTTTGCCTGGTACTGCTATTGTAAATGTTAAAATTCAAGGAGTAGAACAAGAATTTACCACTATTCCTGGCGTTTATGAAGATGTCATGACAATTATTTTAAATTTAAAAAAAATTGTTTTTGCCGTAGACGACGAATCAGATGATTTTGAAGAAAAACTAGAACTAATTGCCAAAGGACCACAACGCCTAACCGCTTCTTCTTTCGAACTGCCTGCAGGAGTTAAAATCATCAACCCCGATCATTACATTACCACTCTTTCTGATGATGTTTGCTTTCATATGACAGTTACCCTTAAAAAAGGCATTGGTTATGTTGGCGCCAAAGACAACAAAGTTCACGGCGAAAATCAAGTAGGCGTTATTGCAATTGATTCTTTATTTACTCCTGTTGTCAATGTTTCTTATCAAGTAGAAAAAAAATTAGGCAACAAAGACGAATTAACTATTGAAATTACCACTAACGGCGCTCTTTTAGCTAAAGAAGCTTTAGCAACTGCAGCTAGCATTTTAGTAGATCATTTTAATGTTTTAGTAGAATTAAGCCAAAAACCTGCTCATGTAGAATTTGTTTCTGAATCTAAAAAAGAAGCTCACAATTACGTACTAGATTTAGAAATTGAACAACTAGATTTATCTGTAAGGCTTTTTAACAGTCTTAAAAGAGCAGGGATTGACACAGTTGCTGCTTTAGTAAAATTAAGTGAAAAAGAAGTTGTCAAACTTAAAAGCTTAGGACGAAAATCTTTCCAAGAATTAAAAGATAAATTTTTAGAATACGGTTTAGAATTCAATGATTATCTTAAAGAAGTTTTGCATCACAGCGTTGAAGAAGACAAAGACAAACATTAAAACTAAAAAACACATTAGAAAATAGAAAGGACAGATAAATTTTATGCCTTTTAGCAAATTAGGACGCAATAAATCTCAAAGAAGAGCTTTGTTAAGAACTTTAATGACTGATTTAATTGTGCAAGAAAAAATTATGATAACTGAACCCAAAGCTAAAGAATTACAAAAATTAGCTGATAAAATGGTTACTTTATCTAAAAAAAATACTTTGCATACTAGACGCCAAGCCAAAAGACATCTTTTTGATGAAAAAATCAACGATGACACTACAGTTTTGCAAAAACTATTTAAAGATATCTCATCTAAATATCTTGATCGTCCAGGTGGATATACTAGAGTTATTAAAACTGTTCCTCGTCGTGGTGATGGTGCTCCAATGGCAATTATTGCTTTTGTTTAATAACAATTAACCGAGCATTTTTAGGTTCTTGCTCAAAAAACTTAAATTATCAAAACCTTCTTATCTTAAGGATTAAGGAGGTTTTTTTTAATATTAACCCCTTTTTTCTTCACTCCTTATTTCCCATTTTAAATTCTTAATAAATATTTTGTAGTTACACAAGGAGGCATTTTTGCAACACTTTTTTTATAAATTAATTTTAAGCTATGATGGCACTTGTTATTATGGATATCAAAAACAACCTCAAAAAATAACCGTTCAACAAACTTTTGAAAAAGCTTTAAAAAAAATGACCCATCAAAACATCCCTAATTTTGCAGCTAGTAGAACCGATAAAGGAGTCCATTCCCAAGGGCAAACCCTCCATTTCCAAACCACTTTTTTTCTAAAACCCACACATTTCCAAAAAACTCTTAATTATTTTTTGCCTCCTGATATTAGAGTTAGACAAATGAACTTTGCCACTCCTAATTTTCATGCTCGTTATTCAGCGAAATCAAAAATTTATCAATATGTTTTTTCCAAAAAACCTCTCAACGCTTTTAACCATCATTTTCAAATTTTTGCTGACAAACTTGATTTTGATAAAATCACCAAAGCCCTAAAATTTATTGAAGGCACCCATAATTTTTTTGCTTTTACTAGTGAGACCCAACCTAAAAATTTTTTTAAAACCATTTTTCAAGCCTTTCTCAAAGAAACTTCACACAAATATATTTTAGTTTTTCATGGAAACGGTTTTTTAAAATATATGATTCGTTTTTTGGTAGGAAGTTTAATTGAAATTGGTAAAAATAAACTTTCTTTGGAACAATTTCAAGCGATGTTATTAGGC contains these protein-coding regions:
- the secY gene encoding preprotein translocase subunit SecY, which codes for MKRQLKLVLGNRKLMFQIFFTLFIISIVCLGTSWPLPFINTKSLDLSKLFGVFSINAGTLFGLGITPYITASIVVQFLQKLLPICREWKDQGQMGKRKLNLLTRSLALLFAFGQSFAFLNSYSKLFVTSISTSQLFLLALIATAGVAILIWFADLINSKGIGNGTSILIVVSMSHSLINLFVNLNESYLSQNNFLTLKTFNFACIVLLLLLFLIFTVVVQITSLKIPINYARNQVQGKSYIPLKINSAGVMPVILASALLQPFQMLAGVIGNTKFTELVDFFAKTNFPENQINFFAIGFLVLLVIVFSFFSAFMNVNPEDISEHLSKQDAYIAGLRPGEQTTRYLANTLFKITVLGTVFIAALVVTPILMEHFLGLKDMKLGGTSLLIIVSVALETIQRIKATANKKEYQKLF
- a CDS encoding adenylate kinase, producing the protein MILILLGPPGIGKGTQASVLSDILKINHIATGDIFRKNFKENTELGILSKKFIAQGLLVPDDITNQMIADYLSKDIATKDFLLDGFPRNVLQARFLDDFFKNSHLFLTKVIYFNAGTQDLMKRIVGRRICPECGKVYHIENIPPKTPGICDKDQKTLIQREDDKPETFLKRLKVFNQETLPLVQYYREQNQLFEVDGMQNIDQVTKMILEVLETDRK
- the map gene encoding type I methionyl aminopeptidase, with product MISIKTPHEIAIMKQAGKIINEAHRLLASFVIPGMSTFDLDLLAKNFYQKKSVISAFKGYNGFPKHICASVNEVVVHGIPSKKTILKQGDIITLDLGINYQGYYVDCAYSYAVGTVCQTTQNLLAITQKALFQGLLQIKPQNHFSDISHAIELFAKNNNLGIVEEFTGHGIGTSLHEEPYIPNFGKPHEGAILQPGMTFCVEPMLTLGNPEIAILQDNWTVVTTDKSLSAHFEHTVLVTPTGYEILA
- the infA gene encoding translation initiation factor IF-1, which gives rise to MSKNNLNETESKIEIEAKVVELLSNDKFKVELPNKKTIIAYVSGKIRINNIRILPGDKVRIELSPYDPTRARITYRFK
- the rpmJ gene encoding 50S ribosomal protein L36 — its product is MKVRASVKKRSEDDIIVRRKGRIYVINKKNRRHNQRQG
- the rpsM gene encoding 30S ribosomal protein S13, with protein sequence MARIAGIDIPSDKRVVIALTYIYGLGNKLSHKILNELNIDQNIRVKNLTEQQLSALRSEITKYNVEGDLRREVTLNIKRLMEIGAYRGLRHRKGLPVRGQKTRNNAHTVKGKPKAIAGKKK
- the rpsK gene encoding 30S ribosomal protein S11; the encoded protein is MARKKTTKRKVKKNVPLGIAHIHTTFNNTIVTITDLNGNAVTWSSAGALGFKGSRKSTPFAAQLAAEAVAKAAMEHGMVKVETFITGPGPGREAAIRSLQAAGLEITAIKDVTAVPHNGCRPPKPPRG
- a CDS encoding DNA-directed RNA polymerase subunit alpha — translated: MKNIKFIKPFFVEEIDENPISGKFIIKPLERGYGITVGNALRRVLLSSLPGTAIVNVKIQGVEQEFTTIPGVYEDVMTIILNLKKIVFAVDDESDDFEEKLELIAKGPQRLTASSFELPAGVKIINPDHYITTLSDDVCFHMTVTLKKGIGYVGAKDNKVHGENQVGVIAIDSLFTPVVNVSYQVEKKLGNKDELTIEITTNGALLAKEALATAASILVDHFNVLVELSQKPAHVEFVSESKKEAHNYVLDLEIEQLDLSVRLFNSLKRAGIDTVAALVKLSEKEVVKLKSLGRKSFQELKDKFLEYGLEFNDYLKEVLHHSVEEDKDKH
- the rplQ gene encoding 50S ribosomal protein L17, with product MPFSKLGRNKSQRRALLRTLMTDLIVQEKIMITEPKAKELQKLADKMVTLSKKNTLHTRRQAKRHLFDEKINDDTTVLQKLFKDISSKYLDRPGGYTRVIKTVPRRGDGAPMAIIAFV
- the truA gene encoding tRNA pseudouridine(38-40) synthase TruA; protein product: MQHFFYKLILSYDGTCYYGYQKQPQKITVQQTFEKALKKMTHQNIPNFAASRTDKGVHSQGQTLHFQTTFFLKPTHFQKTLNYFLPPDIRVRQMNFATPNFHARYSAKSKIYQYVFSKKPLNAFNHHFQIFADKLDFDKITKALKFIEGTHNFFAFTSETQPKNFFKTIFQAFLKETSHKYILVFHGNGFLKYMIRFLVGSLIEIGKNKLSLEQFQAMLLGNTTKKATLLAPAKALVLKKIFY